The sequence ATGCCGATTAGCCGGATAATTCTCAAACTTCCGGAGATACCAACGGTGTGTTTCTCCAGCGGCGTATGTCAGATTAGCCGCCTACAAAAAAGAAGACGTAAATACAGTTTCTCATAATCTAAACAACCTTCAGAAACAAAGCATTCCAATTAAGAGACTGAACCGTTACCACGAAACCAAAGAGTAACCAGATGTTTATGTCTGTTCCTCCACTCGCAATCAGTAAGCCCGCATATAAAACCTGAATTTTATAGCAACCATATCATTAAGAGAAGAGCTGAGAAATATAGAAGAACGTTAACAATATCTACTAGGGAGGGTTTATTACGATTTCTGCCAAGAAATGGGGACAAGAGACCATCCCAAACCAATCCCCATATGGAATTATATACTCTTTAGCTTGGCTTGGATTTTCCCGGAGTGATCCCTACATTAACGTTTTTGTATTTCTTAGtatcataaacattaaacaatgCGCAAATCACTAATCGTTAAAACTTACAAGAATGGCGTGACAGCGGCGCTGATGTATCCATCCCCATAGAAAAATAGCTCCACCAATCCACTGGAGTGATCCAAGCTTCGCCAGTGGGCTTATAGACGATAACAAATTAACTTCAGGGGATGAAGTATGGCTTTTCCCATTAGCAATGAACTCAGCCGCTTGATTTCCAGCGAATCTTGCTACCTCTGGAGCAATGTTTGAGCAGAGTGACAAAGGCGCTGTTACATAGAAACtagaaacacaaattaaaagccaagcaaaaaaaaaaaaaacaatcaaactaaaGAGTTTCTTGAGAAACTTACAACAAACCAGCAAAATAACCGAGGAAGTGCATCCGAGCGGTAGGGCTATATTTGAATACATAGATTGACTCTATAAGCCGTCTCAAGACATGTATCTCCATCAGAAGAAGTAGAAACACCGCTCGCCACACTTTGAACCGATGCTCAAAGGGAGTCATATGAGATTTATGAAAGGAGAAAACATGGGAACCTCCGGCTAAATGGCTTGCAATGTCCGATAACTGGAACTCACCAGAAGATAAAGGCGCCATTTCGTAAGCATACATCCAAGTTGCAGCAAGCAGTAGAGTTGTCCACACCACTCCAATAACATAAAAGTGAGCAAAGTATTTCTGAGGAATTGTAAACTTCTGCACAGAGAAATTACACAACAACAACTGAGTCACTACTAAGACAAGGTTTAAGCCCAAAAATCGAAAACAGAACATATCTGAACTTCAAACTAAAAAGTGTTCTGCTTTCTCGTTTCCTCAATCAGACTATaagaacaaaaatttcaaatctttttcACTAAAGTTAAAAAGTTCAGAGAAATTGGGTAAAGTTACAAACTTTAGACGAATATATACCTGAGAGGATGGGTGAAGAATCTTGCCTCTTCCAGCGAAACTCAAAACGAGATCACGAAAAGAGTCAAGCTTTGAAGTGGGTATTGAAGCAATCAACAAAGGAAGTATAGAGACGATCCAAACGGTGATCCAAGCGGCTCTAACAAACCACACAATCTCCAAATCCATACTTTGTTAAAAAGGGTTTCTTCTCTCTGAATCACAAATAAGGGTGAAAAGTATAATAAGTtgcaaaaaaattggagaaacaGTTTTTGATTTGAAAAGTAAAGATTTCTTACTATTTTCTTCAACTTTCGTGGGAGGGAAAACAAAGTAGTTGTGAAGTCAATGGGTTGAGTCCTCCTCAATTTTGTGACTTTTGGCTTTGATCACTGTCGATCTAACTGATAATATCCAATTTAAGGTCAATGAACGCTTAATTATGTAATTAGTGGTaaagaacaaaatcaataattgactcggtttagttttggtttagCAAGTTGTGGTCCTTACCGGGCTGGTTGTACTTAAACCGTTGCCTAGCAATTTGGCTTGGCAATGCACGATATAGTCTGCACCTATCCAACTTTGGTTATCGTATCGACGAGCAACTCTTACCAATCTGGCTCACAATTGATTTTGCGGACTCACCGAGGAGAAAGGAACGTCGACTTGGCCTCTTCGTTCTTCACAGACCTCTTGGTTGGGTCTGATCTCAAACCAAAACGATGGTTTACATCGGTTTAGTCATATTTTGGGCCTGTTCTACTGGGCTTATATGATAACTTATGTTGGTTATCCGATTAGAAGGAAGAGgtcggaagaagaaggaagaaatttGTTGTGTTAATTCGATAACCAATCCTGGAATTGGGCAGTCTCCTTTTTATGTACAGTGCCAGACTTAAACGACAACGTAGGGATAATTCATAATTACTCTCTTTATTTAAATCGACAACGTAGTAGAGAACCACACCGTCGTTTTCTTCTTAAACTGCTTCTTGTGTTT comes from Camelina sativa cultivar DH55 chromosome 19, Cs, whole genome shotgun sequence and encodes:
- the LOC104766953 gene encoding polyprenol reductase 2, translated to MDLEIVWFVRAAWITVWIVSILPLLIASIPTSKLDSFRDLVLSFAGRGKILHPSSQKFTIPQKYFAHFYVIGVVWTTLLLAATWMYAYEMAPLSSGEFQLSDIASHLAGGSHVFSFHKSHMTPFEHRFKVWRAVFLLLLMEIHVLRRLIESIYVFKYSPTARMHFLGYFAGLFFYVTAPLSLCSNIAPEVARFAGNQAAEFIANGKSHTSSPEVNLLSSISPLAKLGSLQWIGGAIFLWGWIHQRRCHAILGSLRENPSQAKEYIIPYGDWFGMVSCPHFLAEIVLYAGLLIASGGTDINIWLLFGFVAANLTYAAGETHRWYLRKFENYPANRHAIFPYVY